The genomic window CCGCATATGTTCAATATAATGCGGATTCGTTAAAAAACGAACATCAAAAACGAGATCGGCATCAATCGGTAGACCGTATTTAAACCCGAATGAAACAACATTGACAGAAAAAGTTGTCGTTGCTGGCGTTGCAAATGTTTGAACAATTTTTTCACGCAGCTCCCGCGGTTTTAAGTTAGACGTATCAATAATCATTTGTGCGCGCCCTTTTAATTCTTCAAGCAACTCGCGCTCCAACTTAATTCCTTCAAGCGGCAATCCGCTTGGCGCAAGGGGATGAGAACGGCGCGTTTCTTTATAACGGCTGACGAGCGTCGCATCGCTTGCATCTAAAAATAAAATTTGTGGAGTCACCCATGATGTTTCTGCTAAATCATCTAGCGCGGCAAAGAGACGGTCAAAAAAGTCACGGCTCCGCAAATCCATGACGAGTGCAATTTTATTCATTTTATTTCCTGATTCACGAATTAATTCAAGAAACTTCGGCAATAAGGTCGGCGGTAAATTATCGACACAAAAATAGCCTAAATCTTCAAAACTTTGGATAGCTACCGTTTTTCCTGCCCCTGACATACCGGTAATGATAACCATTTGAATGTGCGCTGAACCTGTGCTCATCTTTCTCTCCCCTTTCTTTAACTCGGATCCAGTCGGTAAGACAACAGCTCAAATTCCTCTGTATACGTAAACGTGCCGTACATAATTCCTGTTCCTTTAATGACATAATCAATAATATGGTAATCGCCCGGCGCCATCGGAAGCGTTGGAATGTGCTCAATTGGATGCCAAGCAAGTTCCCCTTCTTCACATTGTAATACGTTTTCACCATCAAAATGTTCCGCAAAAAATGTGAACATCATCCACTCCGAAACGACTTCTTCTCCTCGTTTCATGACAAATGTAAATACCCCTTTTAATTGCGGGTTTTTAATATAAATGCCTGTTTCCTCGCGATATTCGCGCACACAAGCTTCTCGTACTGATTCTCCTTGCTCCATTTTTCCACCCGGCGCCACCCACCAGCCACGCCGAGGCTTTTTCAACAATAGAACGTGTCCGTCTTTCACTAATACACAGTTCGTTACTCGTTG from Anoxybacillus gonensis includes these protein-coding regions:
- the rapZ gene encoding RNase adapter RapZ yields the protein MSTGSAHIQMVIITGMSGAGKTVAIQSFEDLGYFCVDNLPPTLLPKFLELIRESGNKMNKIALVMDLRSRDFFDRLFAALDDLAETSWVTPQILFLDASDATLVSRYKETRRSHPLAPSGLPLEGIKLERELLEELKGRAQMIIDTSNLKPRELREKIVQTFATPATTTFSVNVVSFGFKYGLPIDADLVFDVRFLTNPHYIEHMRPKTGLDEEVSSYVLKWTETQKFIEKITDLLAFMLPHYKREGKSQVVIAIGCTGGQHRSVTLAEYIGRYFADEYTTHVSHRDIAKRKDTHQ
- a CDS encoding NUDIX hydrolase; translation: MQRVTNCVLVKDGHVLLLKKPRRGWWVAPGGKMEQGESVREACVREYREETGIYIKNPQLKGVFTFVMKRGEEVVSEWMMFTFFAEHFDGENVLQCEEGELAWHPIEHIPTLPMAPGDYHIIDYVIKGTGIMYGTFTYTEEFELLSYRLDPS